Proteins encoded together in one Ipomoea triloba cultivar NCNSP0323 chromosome 4, ASM357664v1 window:
- the LOC116014937 gene encoding serine/threonine-protein kinase UCNL, with the protein MDNSSSSNITSSPTELDLDNLRAIKVLGKGAMGTVFLAHHASTDPSALSPFALKVVDKSLSFAADADRRARWEISVLSRFRLHDPLHPFLPSLLGSSETADILCWAVPYCPGGDLNVLRHRQNDSVFSPAVIRFYLAEIILALEHLHGLGIVYRDLKPENILIQQSGHVTLTDFDLSRSLTPKKTVDPLPVCSDPETDFVPSRTFTRFVCPRKKKSVTNQKGLRKAKSARVSPVSRRNPGSFYERSNSFVGTEEYVSPEVVRGDGHEFSVDWWALGVLCYEMLYGKTPFRGKNRKDTFKRILMMQPEFMGKPNALTDLIGKLLEKDPTRRLGYRRGASEIKEHEFFRGLRWDLLTEVVRPPFLPSKDETELTEEVKKGGIDIREYFDKLKAPSSPLWSPSLDEQRHNVSLTEF; encoded by the coding sequence ATCAAAGTACTAGGCAAAGGTGCCATGGGAACTGTCTTCCTCGCCCATCATGCTTCAACTGACCCCTCCGCTCTCTCCCCTTTCGCCCTCAAGGTCGTCGACAAGTCCCTCTCTTTCGCCGCCGACGCCGACCGCCGTGCCCGCTGGGAAATCTCCGTCCTCTCCCGCTTCCGCCTCCACGACCCGCTCCACCCTTTCCTCCCCTCTCTCCTCGGATCCTCCGAAACCGCCGACATTCTCTGCTGGGCGGTGCCCTACTGTCCCGGCGGCGACCTCAACGTCCTCCGCCACCGTCAGAACGACAGCGTTTTCTCCCCCGCCGTCATCCGCTTCTACCTCGCCGAAATCATCCTCGCCCTCGAGCACCTTCACGGGCTCGGCATTGTTTATCGTGATTTGAAGCCGGAAAATATCCTCATTCAACAGTCTGGCCACGTCACCCTAACGGATTTCGATCTTTCCAGAAGCTTAACTCCGAAAAAAACGGTCGACCCCCTCCCGGTCTGTTCGGATCCTGAAACGGATTTCGTACCTTCTAGAACCTTCACCCGCTTCGTTTGTCCTAGAAAAAAGAAGAGCGTTACGAACCAGAAAGGATTAAGGAAAGCAAAGAGCGCACGCGTTTCGCCGGTGAGTAGAAGGAACCCCGGATCATTTTACGAGCGCTCCAATTCCTTCGTCGGCACCGAGGAGTACGTCTCGCCGGAAGTTGTAAGAGGCGACGGCCACGAGTTCTCCGTCGACTGGTGGGCTCTCGGAGTTCTCTGCTACGAAATGCTGTACGGAAAAACTCCGTTCCGGGGAAAGAACAGAAAGGATACGTTTAAGAGAATCCTGATGATGCAGCCGGAGTTCATGGGAAAGCCAAACGCCTTAACGGACTTGATCGGAAAGTTGCTCGAGAAGGACCCCACGCGCCGGTTGGGTTACCGGAGAGGCGCGTCCGAGATCAAGGAGCACGAGTTCTTCCGTGGGCTGAGGTGGGATTTGCTGACGGAAGTTGTACGGCCACCGTTTCTGCCGTCAAAAGACGAGACGGAACTCACGGAGGAAGTGAAGAAAGGCGGGATTGACATCCGGGAATACTTCGACAAATTGAAGGCTCCGTCGTCGCCGTTATGGTCGCCGTCACTGGATGAGCAAAGACATAACGTTTCGCTAACGGAGTTCTAA